The Pelmatolapia mariae isolate MD_Pm_ZW linkage group LG10_11, Pm_UMD_F_2, whole genome shotgun sequence genome includes a region encoding these proteins:
- the LOC134637591 gene encoding uncharacterized protein LOC134637591 translates to MKTSQMNMSTISEKDWKTALTEILEELDEPQYKKMMFILSDIGKRVKTTKSREEMPQVIIEHYGVETSVHKIYEIMDQIPRRDAAVQDRLRPFVERLKKKQEDERRAPGPSTGATGVRALTDESVSSSSRKRKVDKTESAGSVMPKKKKTENKVSSLKSTGATKTTKAAAPEKPKEKENKQKAKKKDELRSLQPDERKSIHDVKISGDLGNKPIAGKVLAKSVLRTSKPPKKEKMFFFYLGVADETGSIKVVVYGRERYQRFQEKSCYLFRNVIMDENVMKVTKKSGISKMAPIDVPENLEMEAQRLGYSQTPVCSIRQAIGSEGKTSVSVEGKVTESVSSSSRKRKVDKTESAGPVTPKKKKTENKVSSLKSTGATKTTKAAAPEKPKEKENKQKAKKKGKSEFVDKHRMKLIERVSNVNPILEELFKKKVIQQDAYDKIDKLKTYEDKIRALYNGPLKAGDSAKEVFYIALNKHEKMLMKDLS, encoded by the exons ATGAAAACTTCTCAGATGAAT aTGTCAACGATTTcagagaaagactggaaaacagCTCTGACCGAGATCCTCGAAGAGCTCGATGAGCCACAGTACAAGAAGATGATGTTTATTCTGTCGGACATCGGCAAAAGAGTAAAGACCACCAAGTCCAGAGAAGAGATGCCCCAAGTAATCATCGAGCACTACGGAGTAGAAACATCTGTCCATAAAATCTATGAAATAATGGATCAAATACCTCGGAGGGACGCTGCAGTGCAGGACCGACTGCGCCCCTTTGTGGaaagactgaagaagaaacaggagGATGAGAGAAGAG caccGGGACCATCAACAGGAGCAACTGGTGTCAGAGCTCTGACTGACG AGTCTGTCTCCTCAAGTTCAAGGAAAAGGAAGGTGGACAAG ACTGAATCAGCTGGATCAGTGATgcccaaaaagaagaagacagagaACAAAGTTTCATCCCTGAAATCAACTGGGGCCACCAAAACTACCAAG GCTGCTGCACCAGAGAAGCCCAAAGAGaaggagaacaaacagaaagCTAAGAAAAAAG ATGAGCTGAGGAGCCTGCAGCCTGATGAG AGGAAATCCATCCATGATGTAAAGATCAGCGGTGACCTTGGAAACAAACCCATAGCTGGCAAAGTTCTGGCGAAATCTGTTCTGCGTACAtctaaaccccccaaaaaagagaagatgtttttcttttacctggGGGTGGCTGATGAAACAGGCAGCATTAAAGTGGTGGTGTATGGAAGAGAGCGCTATCAGCGTTTCCAGGAGAAGAGCTGCTACCTGTTCAGAAATGTCATCATGGACGAAAATGTCATGAAAGTGACCAAAAAGAGCGGCATATCAAAGATGGCACCTATTGATGTTCCTGAGAATCTGGAGATGGAAGCTCAGAGACTCGGTTATTCCCAGACTCCAGTTTGCTCCATCAGACAGGCCATCGGATCAGAGGGGAAGACATCAGTGAGTGTTGAAGGAAAAGTAACGGAG TCTGTCTCCTCAAGTTCGAGGAAAAGGAAGGTGGACAAG ACTGAATCAGCTGGACCAGTGACgcccaaaaagaagaagacagagaACAAAGTTTCATCCCTGAAATCAACTGGAGCCACCAAAACTACCAAG GCTGCTGCACCAGAGAAGCCCAAAGAGaaggagaacaaacagaaagCTAAGAAAAAAG gtaAAAGCGAGTTTGTGGATAAACACAGGATGAAACTGATCGAGCGTGTGAGCAATGTCAATCCGATCCTTGAggaactctttaaaaaaaaggttatcCAGCAAGACGCTTATGATAAAATCGACAAGCTAAAGACTTATGAGGACAAGATAAGAGCACTCTACAATGGACCTCTGAAGGCAGGTGATAGTGCCAAAGAGGTCTTCTACATAGCCCTTAATAAACATGAGAAGATGCTTATGAAGGACCTCAGCTGA